The genomic stretch TAGCTTGAAACGGCATGTTCATCATGTTCTTCAGAGCTCGAATCTACTTGTGCCTTAGGATGCACTGTGATCCTACCTAGTTCCACAAGTTTGTGAAGGTACTCCTTTTGCCAGTAGTAGAAATCACATACATCAACCCTAGGTCACCGATTaaaaattcaagaaaaaaacGAAACAAATCGGATCACCAACTCACCCCGTTCACGAATCTTGGGCATTTGAAGAACACCTAGCCATCATTAGCTTCCGTCCAAGCCCTTAGCTCAATGACCCACGCTTGCCCGCAGGTAGTACACTAAATCAAGGGTATTCCGGTCTCCTTGCCAAACGCGGGGTTGCCTTGCATCACTCTTGACGCACTCCTGCTTGAAGCAGTCGCCGACACCGCCCTCCGACGAGACATTCATTAGCGGCAGCGGTGCGGTGCGAGATGGAGAATGGCGAGAGGAAGCAGAAATGAGCCGCGAGGTCAGGGCGAAGGGGCGTCAGGCAGGTGAAGGATAAGGCAGGGGTAGGGGAGTCATTTCAATGCTGACGAGCCCATGTATTGTGCCAGGTAAGCAAAATTGGCATGGATCTCTTCCATGTGGCAAATGTAAAACTGGCGATCGAAGAGTTGCCATCCAGATGGCAAAAAATTAAATATCCAAAAAAACAGAGGTCAGCATCCGAATCCATGCTGGGCCGGGGAGCACACTACCCATCCTGCCGCCGCTTGCTTTGACGCGCAGCGATTCGGCTGCTCAGGACAAGCTCAACTCATGCAGGAATGGCGATCTCCGTCGCCAGGAGCCCAGGTGGTGAGCAGAGCAGGTGCCTGGTGCCACTGCCACTGGCAGGCTTGTGTTGTTTGAGCTGAGACAGTTTCTTGCACAAGAGAAGCCGTCCCTACATCAACATAGTCTGCAACTGGATTCTGATTCTGCAGAGATGTAATATGACCTAACTCTCAACCAATCTCACGACTTACAATTTACAAGCCTAAAATTGCCTGCCTCAGACTAATattgagctgctgctgctctatGCACAAGAGGTTGCACAGCAACAGCCAGAAGAGCCACTTCCCTCAAGACCGGCAGAAAGGGCCAATGAACTGACCAATGTGAAGAAGCACCGCCAGGCCTACACAAAGGGTCGACAGAGTTCAAGCCTGAGTTGGTAGCTGAAATCCTCAAACAAGATTTTCCAGCAACATCCAGAGGAACTTGGAAATTAAGAGTAGCAAGACTTCAGCATGTAATCCCCGAGCTCACTACAGTATGGGTTGGTATCATGTGCAGAGCAGGCATAGGAACATTGTTTAAATGTAACCAGCTATTGCCCTGCAAACACCAATACAATTCCAGGACAGGACTGGTATCAAGCTCTGATGTTCAGCGTTTGAGACACACATCTTCTTGCCAGAAGTGGCAACAAGAGCAATAAGACAAAGGAAATGGTTCTGCACATCACACGACGCATAATTGTGAGGACATTGCATACCTTATTATCCTTCAGATGTTCTTGGCACcaccaaaatttgaattgggGCGTATTGCAGCATATGCAGGCAGATGATCCTGCTGGACACAACAATAACAAGGGCAAATAAGTTCAGAGAGCAAAATAACATTTTTGTTGCACCTACATCAATGATGACTATCTAAACTCCACACTCATGGGATGTGCTACAGTTTGCATTGTCTGCATCTTTATGTGCTTATGTTATCTCTCAAGGTCTTGCAAACAGTGGATGGTGCATTAAACTTTCCCACCAAGGAAATCAAGAGGACTATTCTCTAAAAGAAGGCCCCCAAACCGATCTGTGAAGTCATGCATCTTCTGCATGTGCCAAGAGTTTATTATTTTCTTGGAGTTTAAGATATGGTGTGAATAACATAAATAGTATGATGGTAGTTGGGGGTAAAGATTGTTTTTGGCAACATTGTGTAGNNNNNNNNNNNNNNNNNNNNNNNNNNNNNNNNNNNNNNNNNNNNNNNNNNNNNNNNNNNNNNNNNNNNNNNNNNNNNNNNNNNNNNNNNNNNNNNNNNNNCAGAAAACTGCAAGGGGCGTAACGTGTTGCCTCTTCTTATGTTGTTGTATCTCTCCAACCACTACTGTGTTCCATGGTGTGAAGGTGTTGTTGCtgcctgctgctggtgctggttgCCTTGAGGCCATGTATATGGTGAACTCGTCCACTTCAAGTCACACCAAAGGATCCTTGCTTTCACCTTCGGACATTGTGTGCCCAGTGCCTCATTTTCATCCTCACTGTTCCTCTCTGGCACGACACAGCGTGCTTTGGGGCCATCATCCAACTATCAAGGGTTTGCTGAACCATGGGCACCATCACAGCTCAAAAATGAGCTGTCATGGAGGTAGAAAGGTGCCAAGGTGCCATGTACAGAAGGCCAAGGATTGGTCACGTAGTTATGTAGCAAGCCATGCCCACACAGTTAACATAGGTCAACATTAATTTTACCTATACTTGTTATGAGAACAGAGAGCCATCTACAAAGAGGCTTATTGCAACCAATATTCCAAAGCAAGAAGAAAGATAAAATAATAAAGAAGTGCCATCCATCCCTGACAAATCACATGACCTTGTGTTGGCCTTTGCAAGATAAGAGAAATATGTTGAGAACTTGAGATCAGTCTGTCAATTAGAATACCTGTGATGTGCACAGGGGCATTGTGTGCACATTCGGATGCATATACATCTGATTTGGTTGGATAGGGGCAGTTGGAAAAGCCTGCTGAAAATGAAGTATATAAATACAAGCAAGATCTGTTAaatgccaaaagaaaaaaaaaggaaaagaactCATTTCTGTGTACCTGATAATAATATGGCCTTCCAATCGTTGCATTACCCTGAGCATCTTGTGAAGGTTGATATTGATGCTCATTAGTTTGGACAATCAGCTCCAGACCAGCTGAGGAAGCTGCTGGGGCTTGTTTTGCTTTTTCTGCATAATAGGGTATACTTTGAATAAATTGATACTCTCTATGAGGAAGGAGTTTAGAATTGTTACTTACTTGAGTTTGGTCCTTTTGatggttttttcttctttttctctctatTACTAGCATCTTTGGCAGCTTGAGTGCGCATGTTTCTCATTTCAAAGAACACTTCAAGCGCCTTCTCTCCAGTTTCAAGGGAGTCCCAGAATATTTTTCTTGATTCTTCCAATTCCTGGCTCTTCATAATTAGGTTATATGCGTACTGCATTGCCCGATTGCGATATGCAAGTTCAGCCTCTGTGCATTCCTGTTGGGTTGAATCATCTTGAGCAAGTTTAAACATGCTTCTCCGGGCATCTTTTGTCCATCGTTTCAAAACATATTTTTCTGGAATTGTGTCCACATTCTGCAGGGTGAAGACTTTGAGGGCATGTGAACAAAGAAGACCCATCCTTTCAAATTTTCTGCAACCGCAAGTGATTTCCATGGTAGAAGTGTCAAGAGCAACAGCCCATACTTTTGAACCTCTCCCCTGCATCGTAATTTCAAACCTCAATAGATTTCCACCACTTGAAGTTTCATGACATGAAGTTGCTCCGCATCCATCCAGAAATTCTGCCTCAAATAATTTGTAGATCCGATGTGTATATGATTCTGCAGCCTGCTTCAGAACTGTACTATGCTTAACTGCACGAACTGGAGCAGTTTGGCTACAGCGAAAATCCTCTTCAGATTCATTTCTCCGTAGATCCTTAACAACCTTTTCTAGCAAGAGGGCAAAACGTGTAAGAGAGGTATTTTCATCAGAAATTCCACTGAGAATATTATTTGAAACCTCCCCCCATTGAGAAGAATTGATCCCTCCATCAAATGTATCCTTGTTCAATGCTGAGCACCATTTATGACGGAACCTATGAAGGTCATTCAGCCAGCTATTATCCTGTAGTTTGTATTCACGGAGCATTGCAGTCCATGATTCCTCAAAATCCTCTTCTGAGTCAGATCCTTGCATAAACAAATGTTGAAATGCTTGTGATGTATTTAGTGAGCTAAATGAGATTGTGCATTCTTCAGAATATGCCAGTAGGAAAAGCAATGTGTGTGTTAGGGAAACCTGCTCAACTGCCTGCATAATGGCTTCATCCTGATCAGTGAATATTGATTTTGGTGACTTCCCTCCCATTGACTCCAAGAATGATTTAAATAACCAGACATAGGAAGCTACAGACTCATCTAACAAGAATGCACAGCCAAAAACAACATTCTGCCAGTGGTGGTCAACACCAACAAATGGGGCACATATCAAGTTATATTTATTAGTGCGGTAGGTTGTATCAAATATAATAGCATCTCCAAAGCAGCCATAATCATTTCTACATTTACCATCCCTATAGAAGAAGTTGGTCATGCGCCCTTCTTGATCAACTTGGACATCCCAATAAAACATGCCTTCCTCGTTGGTTCTACGCTTGAAATAGCTGACAAGACTTTGGCCGTCGCCTGCCTCAATAACCGTAATACCCTGCATGCCCACTTGATTGTAACACTCCCTTATAGTATACCCTGAATTATCAGCTGTATCACCTTCGATTGTATCCGAGAAACCATTTATTGGATGTGACTCTGTAGATGCTGATGGATCTATAACACctgatttgccaaaagcaagCGACTTGGCTGATCTCAGCATGTGCCTTTCCCCAGGTTTCGCCAATTGGTGATTATGCACAGGAACAAAGCGTATGACTGTCCATCGCCCCTTCTCGTCAACCCTAAAGCGGATCATTGCTTTGCAATTAGTTCTTGTGTCTGGTCGATTGAAATTTGCTTCTGTAACAGGCTCATCATACTTAAGCCCTTCCTTTGAGCAGTAGTAGTCCTTTGTTCGAATATTCTTGGTACCGATAAAGTAGGACTGCTTGCCCTTTCGCACACTAAAACCGATCCGATGCCCATAGTCGCAGTACAGTCTGTATGCCTCTTCCTCACTATGGACTATGCAACCAAGGAGCTCTTCTGTTGCCTCCTTGCGGCTCAAAGCACTCCCATAATCAGCTGCCTTTTCTGTTTCTTCACCATTCTCCCTTCTTTGGTGCCTCTCTTCTTGGGAATCTTGACTGCTATCCATTTCTACCCAGCTAGGTCCATCAATAAGGCAACCGCtgcaggggcggacccagtaTAGGTAAAATCACCCAATAATTTGTACATGTGTACACCCAATAACTGTTGCAAAAAGATCGAATTTAGTAAGGTAAAAtca from Setaria italica strain Yugu1 chromosome II, Setaria_italica_v2.0, whole genome shotgun sequence encodes the following:
- the LOC101783582 gene encoding protein FAR1-RELATED SEQUENCE 9 isoform X1, with translation MDSSQDSQEERHQRRENGEETEKAADYGSALSRKEATEELLGCIVHSEEEAYRLYCDYGHRIGFSVRKGKQSYFIGTKNIRTKDYYCSKEGLKYDEPVTEANFNRPDTRTNCKAMIRFRVDEKGRWTVIRFVPVHNHQLAKPGERHMLRSAKSLAFGKSGVIDPSASTESHPINGFSDTIEGDTADNSGYTIRECYNQVGMQGITVIEAGDGQSLVSYFKRRTNEEGMFYWDVQVDQEGRMTNFFYRDGKCRNDYGCFGDAIIFDTTYRTNKYNLICAPFVGVDHHWQNVVFGCAFLLDESVASYVWLFKSFLESMGGKSPKSIFTDQDEAIMQAVEQVSLTHTLLFLLAYSEECTISFSSLNTSQAFQHLFMQGSDSEEDFEESWTAMLREYKLQDNSWLNDLHRFRHKWCSALNKDTFDGGINSSQWGEVSNNILSGISDENTSLTRFALLLEKVVKDLRRNESEEDFRCSQTAPVRAVKHSTVLKQAAESYTHRIYKLFEAEFLDGCGATSCHETSSGGNLLRFEITMQGRGSKVWAVALDTSTMEITCGCRKFERMGLLCSHALKVFTLQNVDTIPEKYVLKRWTKDARRSMFKLAQDDSTQQECTEAELAYRNRAMQYAYNLIMKSQELEESRKIFWDSLETGEKALEVFFEMRNMRTQAAKDASNREKKKKKPSKGPNSKKAKQAPAASSAGLELIVQTNEHQYQPSQDAQGNATIGRPYYYQQAFPTAPIQPNQMYMHPNVHTMPLCTSQQDHLPAYAAIRPNSNFGGAKNI
- the LOC101783582 gene encoding protein FAR1-RELATED SEQUENCE 9 isoform X3 is translated as MDSSQDSQEERHQRRENGEETEKAADYGSALSRKEATEELLGCIVHSEEEAYRLYCDYGHRIGFSVRKGKQSYFIGTKNIRTKDYYCSKEGLKYDEPVTEANFNRPDTRTNCKAMIRFRVDEKGRWTVIRFVPVHNHQLAKPGERHMLRSAKSLAFGKSGVIDPSASTESHPINGFSDTIEGDTADNSGYTIRECYNQVGMQGITVIEAGDGQSLVSYFKRRTNEEGMFYWDVQVDQEGRMTNFFYRDGKCRNDYGCFGDAIIFDTTYRTNKYNLICAPFVGVDHHWQNVVFGCAFLLDESVASYVWLFKSFLESMGGKSPKSIFTDQDEAIMQAVEQVSLTHTLLFLLAYSEECTISFSSLNTSQAFQHLFMQGSDSEEDFEESWTAMLREYKLQDNSWLNDLHRFRHKWCSALNKDTFDGGINSSQWGEVSNNILSGISDENTSLTRFALLLEKVVKDLRRNESEEDFRCSQTAPVRAVKHSTVLKQAAESYTHRIYKLFEAEFLDGCGATSCHETSSGGNLLRFEITMQGRGSKVWAVALDTSTMEITCGCRKFERMGLLCSHALKVFTLQNVDTIPEKYVLKRWTKDARRSMFKLAQDDSTQQECTEAELAYRNRAMQYAYNLIMKSQELEESRKIFWDSLETGEKALEVFFEMRNMRTQAAKDASNREKKKKKPSKGPNSKKAKQAPAASSAGLELIVQTNEHQYQPSQDAQGNATIGRPYYYQQAFPTAPIQPNQMYMHPNVHTMPLCTSQDHLPAYAAIRPNSNFGGAKNI
- the LOC101783582 gene encoding protein FAR1-RELATED SEQUENCE 9 isoform X4, with translation MDSSQDSQEERHQRRENGEETEKAADYGSALSRKEATEELLGCIVHSEEEAYRLYCDYGHRIGFSVRKGKQSYFIGTKNIRTKDYYCSKEGLKYDEPVTEANFNRPDTRTNCKAMIRFRVDEKGRWTVIRFVPVHNHQLAKPGERHMLRSAKSLAFGKSGVIDPSASTESHPINGFSDTIEGDTADNSGYTIRECYNQVGMQGITVIEAGDGQSLVSYFKRRTNEEGMFYWDVQVDQEGRMTNFFYRDGKCRNDYGCFGDAIIFDTTYRTNKYNLICAPFVGVDHHWQNVVFGCAFLLDESVASYVWLFKSFLESMGGKSPKSIFTDQDEAIMQAVEQVSLTHTLLFLLAYSEECTISFSSLNTSQAFQHLFMQGSDSEEDFEESWTAMLREYKLQDNSWLNDLHRFRHKWCSALNKDTFDGGINSSQWGEVSNNILSGISDENTSLTRFALLLEKVVKDLRRNESEEDFRCSQTAPVRAVKHSTVLKQAAESYTHRIYKLFEAEFLDGCGATSCHETSSGGNLLRFEITMQGRGSKVWAVALDTSTMEITCGCRKFERMGLLCSHALKVFTLQNVDTIPEKYVLKRWTKDARRSMFKLAQDDSTQQECTEAELAYRNRAMQYAYNLIMKSQELEESRKIFWDSLETGEKALEVFFEMRNMRTQAAKDASNREKKKKKPSKGPNSKKAKQAPAASSAGLELIVQTNEHQYQPSQDAQGNATIGRPYYYQAFPTAPIQPNQMYMHPNVHTMPLCTSQDHLPAYAAIRPNSNFGGAKNI
- the LOC101783582 gene encoding protein FAR1-RELATED SEQUENCE 9 isoform X2 yields the protein MDSSQDSQEERHQRRENGEETEKAADYGSALSRKEATEELLGCIVHSEEEAYRLYCDYGHRIGFSVRKGKQSYFIGTKNIRTKDYYCSKEGLKYDEPVTEANFNRPDTRTNCKAMIRFRVDEKGRWTVIRFVPVHNHQLAKPGERHMLRSAKSLAFGKSGVIDPSASTESHPINGFSDTIEGDTADNSGYTIRECYNQVGMQGITVIEAGDGQSLVSYFKRRTNEEGMFYWDVQVDQEGRMTNFFYRDGKCRNDYGCFGDAIIFDTTYRTNKYNLICAPFVGVDHHWQNVVFGCAFLLDESVASYVWLFKSFLESMGGKSPKSIFTDQDEAIMQAVEQVSLTHTLLFLLAYSEECTISFSSLNTSQAFQHLFMQGSDSEEDFEESWTAMLREYKLQDNSWLNDLHRFRHKWCSALNKDTFDGGINSSQWGEVSNNILSGISDENTSLTRFALLLEKVVKDLRRNESEEDFRCSQTAPVRAVKHSTVLKQAAESYTHRIYKLFEAEFLDGCGATSCHETSSGGNLLRFEITMQGRGSKVWAVALDTSTMEITCGCRKFERMGLLCSHALKVFTLQNVDTIPEKYVLKRWTKDARRSMFKLAQDDSTQQECTEAELAYRNRAMQYAYNLIMKSQELEESRKIFWDSLETGEKALEVFFEMRNMRTQAAKDASNREKKKKKPSKGPNSKKAKQAPAASSAGLELIVQTNEHQYQPSQDAQGNATIGRPYYYQAFPTAPIQPNQMYMHPNVHTMPLCTSQQDHLPAYAAIRPNSNFGGAKNI